The following coding sequences are from one Triticum dicoccoides isolate Atlit2015 ecotype Zavitan chromosome 4A, WEW_v2.0, whole genome shotgun sequence window:
- the LOC119289565 gene encoding heavy metal-associated isoprenylated plant protein 2-like codes for MSKKIVLKVDITAERCKAGAMSVVAKLPGIKSMAVDGEKGTLTVVGDVDVVCIASALRKAKFTAVVVSVGPEVEEKKPEPAKKPDEPKKSETPKPAPPCCCSGPCNACCPRPMPPYPGAAIVCYEEEPDGHCIIV; via the exons ATGTCCAAG AAGATCGTGCTCAAGGTGGACATCACCGCCGAGCGGTGCAAGGCCGGCGCCATGAGCGTCGTCGCCAAGCTCCCAG GTATCAAGTCGATGGCGGTGGACGGCGAGAAGGGGACGCTGACCGTGGTGGGGGACGTCGACGTGGTGTGCATTGCGAGCGCGCTGCGGAAGGCCAAGTTCACGGCGGTCGTCGTCAGCGTCGGGcctgaggtggaggagaagaagcccGAGCCGGCCAAGAAGCCCGACGAACCAAAGAAGTCTGAAACGCCCAAGCCGGCGCCGCCCTGCTGCTGCTCCGGCCCCTGCAATGCGTGCTGTCCCCGGCCGATGCCGCCGTACCCTGGCGCGGCCATCGTGTGCTACGAGGAGGAGCCCGACGGCCATTGCATCATCGTGTGA